A genome region from Pan troglodytes isolate AG18354 chromosome 3, NHGRI_mPanTro3-v2.0_pri, whole genome shotgun sequence includes the following:
- the LOC107974157 gene encoding LOW QUALITY PROTEIN: X antigen family member 3-like (The sequence of the model RefSeq protein was modified relative to this genomic sequence to represent the inferred CDS: inserted 3 bases in 2 codons) produces MSWQGRSACRLRPRRYLQPPELTGPVLEPSDEQPQQEALPPESRGPTPGQEREEDHGAAEILVLDQEADLRELSQRLGXECGDGPDXPGNILPKSEQFKLPEGGEGQPQVPRKTS; encoded by the exons ATGAGTTGGCAAGGAAGATCAGCATGTAGGCTTAGACCAAGACGGTATCTGCAGCCTCCTGAGCTAACTGGGCCTGTGCTTGAGCCCAGTGATGAGCAGCCTCAGCAAGAGGCACTACCACCTGAAAGTCGGGGTCCTACACCTGgccaggagagagaggaagatcaCGGTGCTGCTGAGATTCTTGTGCTTGACCAGGAAGCTGATCTCCGGGAGCTGTCTCAAAGACTGGG TGAATGTGGAGATGGTCCTG GTCCGGGGAATATTCTGCCGAAATCAGAGCAATTTAAATTACCAGAAGGAGGTGAAGGGCAACCACAGGTTCCAAGGAAGACAAGCTGA